Proteins encoded within one genomic window of Bacillus thuringiensis:
- a CDS encoding YutD family protein — translation MMEQKQEQEMHATVSINNVQYEVIKNFRDGFSEEAFKERYAEILNKYDYIVGDWGYEQLRLRGFFDDSNQRSTYDTKISTLSEYLYEYCNFGCAHFVLRKLKK, via the coding sequence ATGATGGAGCAAAAGCAAGAGCAAGAGATGCATGCTACGGTGAGCATTAATAATGTTCAGTACGAAGTAATTAAAAACTTTCGTGATGGTTTTAGTGAAGAAGCATTTAAAGAGCGTTACGCAGAAATTTTAAATAAATATGATTACATCGTTGGGGACTGGGGTTATGAGCAACTTAGATTGCGCGGTTTCTTTGATGATAGTAATCAACGTTCGACATATGATACGAAAATTAGTACTTTATCAGAGTATTTATACGAGTACTGTAACTTCGGTTGTGCACACTTCGTATTACGAAAATTGAAGAAATAA
- a CDS encoding YhcN/YlaJ family sporulation lipoprotein — MKKQIILSLLTLSLFAGCQSSNKAEMEREEGSRVLVSNKNDMYHTENTNTRLTRVGYSSKQKHEVSNKQVGAINREKVAEMITSMTVKLPDVTNAATLVTDDEVFVVYRANTTDPKLVADQVYKAALSIVPRYYKAYVSTDQKLISQIQGLQSGSLNDTEYTQSLDMLKREMSKNPHLNNTGDQTLNDMIKK; from the coding sequence GTGAAAAAACAAATTATACTCTCTCTCCTCACTCTTTCCTTATTCGCAGGCTGTCAATCATCTAATAAAGCCGAAATGGAACGTGAAGAAGGAAGTCGTGTTCTTGTTTCCAATAAAAACGACATGTATCATACGGAAAATACAAACACAAGATTAACGAGAGTCGGTTATTCATCTAAACAAAAACATGAAGTATCCAACAAACAAGTAGGAGCCATTAACCGTGAGAAAGTCGCTGAAATGATTACAAGCATGACAGTCAAACTTCCTGACGTTACAAACGCTGCTACGCTCGTTACCGATGATGAAGTATTTGTTGTATACCGTGCAAACACAACGGATCCAAAACTCGTAGCAGATCAAGTATATAAAGCTGCCTTGTCCATCGTCCCTCGCTATTATAAAGCATATGTATCAACAGACCAAAAGTTGATTTCTCAAATTCAAGGCCTTCAATCAGGTAGCTTAAATGATACCGAATATACACAAAGCCTCGATATGTTAAAACGAGAAATGAGCAAAAATCCTCATTTGAACAATACGGGGGATCAAACTTTAAATGATATGATAAAAAAATAA